A single region of the Sphingobium sp. TKS genome encodes:
- a CDS encoding type IV secretion system DNA-binding domain-containing protein — MKRNLVNFTRGSQLLGHFSFMFAAGLKGPLIVAALVISWTSWWTISAGLTDHEVYLVWMRIYAAIYGFMEFDPAKRITLETAFGATIQFPIALLEHYPPVVHAWEKLMALLTSALWRSGFLLVPAFAVFYWFAERFGGRSKERKHERGAMLVTLPELVDELTAHNRRERTRELDTALGWKWRLSLPREIARGFPYRPSHIATVSYPWRLEQSHAMLIGTTGMGKTVAISDMIAEARAKGQRCVVFDLTGAFIEHFHAAHCDIILNPLDARCPQWSLFDECRSEGEFWAAADALVPHDGGGEAQFWVIAARALFVEFCLKLVAEGRATNDALARELMTADLSRVHAMMRGTIADPLTAPEAARMAESIRAVFNVNAKALKLLPTAGPRFSVRQWIEDGTASARGEGSILFISARYVDMSVCAQLLTLWLDTAMNTLMTMPRTRDLKCWFFVDELGALHRLPALEKGLQTARNFGGAIVLGLHAYAKLKEVYGENMAMTLASLARTKLILGTADRETATWCSDFIGHRQVRDMEEGYTYGYNNARDAVSLTPRKHIEPLLLPDQLMNLPRLSGYIKFPDGFPAAPVKMKPVDRPKRAETFIARVKDSPKARVTEIHPAAEQAEQKAAPTGGEHPSSNDDGAGKPVVPKQGELAFDQGARAASKKEPEAPAKDLGRAVERTPGKTSKEREPATRSEQDKAGKAKTDRSNTRTDAPPRKAGPSARPLLQTGEAAAARDQSASPKGTPQASTPGTEGLQQGKPDNPKSQSSSDAAARKLMIEDGLREHEPPPITGPELGDMEM; from the coding sequence ATGAAGCGTAATCTCGTCAACTTCACGCGTGGCAGCCAGCTGCTCGGACACTTCAGCTTCATGTTCGCGGCGGGTCTCAAGGGCCCACTGATCGTTGCCGCGCTCGTGATCTCATGGACATCATGGTGGACCATTTCGGCAGGCCTCACCGATCACGAAGTCTATCTGGTCTGGATGCGGATCTATGCCGCCATCTACGGCTTCATGGAGTTCGATCCCGCCAAGCGTATCACTCTGGAAACCGCCTTCGGCGCGACCATCCAGTTTCCGATTGCCCTGCTCGAGCACTACCCCCCGGTGGTCCATGCATGGGAGAAGCTGATGGCGCTTCTGACCAGTGCCTTGTGGCGTTCCGGGTTCTTGTTGGTGCCTGCGTTTGCCGTCTTCTACTGGTTCGCCGAGCGGTTCGGTGGCCGCTCCAAAGAACGCAAACATGAGCGCGGCGCGATGCTCGTCACGCTCCCCGAGCTCGTCGATGAATTGACCGCACACAACCGGCGCGAGCGCACCCGTGAGCTTGATACCGCGCTGGGCTGGAAATGGCGCCTCAGTCTGCCGCGAGAAATCGCCCGGGGCTTTCCGTATCGGCCATCGCACATCGCCACGGTCTCCTATCCCTGGCGGCTCGAACAAAGCCATGCGATGCTCATTGGCACCACCGGTATGGGCAAGACCGTGGCGATCTCCGACATGATCGCGGAAGCAAGAGCCAAGGGTCAGCGCTGCGTGGTCTTCGATCTGACCGGGGCCTTTATCGAGCACTTCCATGCTGCCCATTGCGACATCATTCTGAACCCGCTCGATGCGCGCTGCCCCCAGTGGAGCCTGTTTGACGAATGCCGCTCCGAAGGTGAGTTCTGGGCCGCCGCGGACGCCCTCGTCCCCCATGACGGGGGCGGAGAAGCCCAGTTCTGGGTGATCGCTGCCCGCGCGCTGTTCGTCGAATTCTGCCTCAAACTTGTGGCCGAGGGCAGGGCGACCAACGACGCCCTGGCGCGGGAGCTCATGACCGCGGACCTCTCGCGCGTTCATGCCATGATGCGCGGAACGATCGCCGATCCGCTGACCGCGCCGGAAGCCGCACGCATGGCGGAATCGATCCGCGCCGTCTTCAACGTGAACGCCAAGGCGCTCAAGCTGCTGCCCACTGCCGGACCTCGTTTCTCGGTTCGCCAATGGATCGAGGACGGGACCGCTAGCGCCAGAGGCGAAGGCTCGATCCTGTTCATTTCGGCTCGCTATGTCGACATGAGCGTCTGCGCGCAGCTGCTCACGCTCTGGCTCGATACCGCCATGAATACGCTGATGACGATGCCCCGCACCCGCGATCTCAAGTGCTGGTTCTTCGTCGATGAGCTGGGTGCATTGCACCGCCTGCCGGCGCTCGAGAAAGGCTTGCAGACAGCGCGCAATTTCGGCGGCGCGATTGTCCTTGGCCTTCACGCCTATGCCAAGCTCAAGGAGGTCTACGGCGAGAACATGGCGATGACGCTGGCATCGCTCGCCCGGACCAAACTGATCCTTGGAACCGCCGACCGCGAGACGGCCACCTGGTGCTCCGACTTCATCGGCCATCGCCAGGTCAGGGACATGGAAGAGGGCTACACCTATGGCTACAACAATGCCCGCGATGCGGTCAGCCTCACCCCGCGCAAGCACATCGAGCCGCTCTTGCTGCCCGACCAGCTAATGAACCTTCCGCGCCTTTCAGGGTACATCAAGTTCCCTGATGGCTTTCCCGCCGCACCGGTCAAGATGAAGCCCGTCGACCGACCCAAGCGGGCGGAAACCTTCATCGCCAGGGTCAAGGACAGCCCGAAGGCAAGGGTCACGGAGATCCATCCGGCGGCGGAGCAGGCAGAGCAGAAGGCAGCGCCGACAGGCGGCGAGCATCCTTCGTCGAACGACGACGGCGCCGGCAAGCCGGTCGTCCCGAAGCAGGGCGAGCTCGCCTTCGACCAAGGTGCGCGAGCTGCCTCGAAAAAGGAGCCTGAAGCGCCTGCCAAGGATCTTGGGCGAGCAGTGGAACGCACACCCGGCAAGACGTCGAAGGAGCGAGAACCGGCAACTCGTTCCGAGCAAGACAAGGCGGGCAAGGCCAAGACGGACCGGTCGAATACCAGAACCGATGCTCCGCCGCGAAAGGCTGGACCTTCCGCCCGCCCACTTCTCCAGACAGGCGAAGCCGCAGCGGCGCGGGATCAGTCGGCTTCGCCGAAGGGCACGCCTCAGGCCAGCACGCCCGGAACGGAAGGGCTGCAACAGGGCAAGCCGGATAACCCGAAGAGCCAAAGCTCCAGCGATGCCGCCGCGCGCAAGCTGATGATCGAGGATGGTCTGCGGGAGCACGAGCCTCCGCCGATCACTGGTCCGGAACTTGGCGACATGGAGATGTGA
- the mobF gene encoding MobF family relaxase — translation MLSVANVRTAGGAANYFAADNYYTRADADRSGEWLGNGAAALGLTGSVDARQFEAVLKGLLPDGSRLGSDNRAHRAGTDLTFSMPKSWSVLALVGGDKRILDAYGSAVRETLRWAEKNLAETRMEVRGKERTVQTGNLAIALFQHDTNRNQEPNAHFHAVIANVTRGGDGKWRALRNDKLWQHNTLLNAMTMARFRLSVEKLGYEVGEFGKHGNFEAVGVPKVVRDAFSSRRAEILEAAAQMNFSGPGVLDAATLMTRADKGRIEDRDALTQQWQEASARLGFDPATVTARANARSAQDLGNVTGLGPTMRALVRNVQALATSFAERLGLREGDPLIPSRLTNRSVEQVAAIHAVASAVRHLGEREAAFSRAEIYRAALGFALPTSLADIEHRVDQLLRQGHLEKGRGADRELLTTRDAISLEQRIIAGVEDGRGAAPAIVSPDLAGARLQALSQIKYGMTLNAGQEGAGRLLLGSNNRIVAIQGVAGAGKSTVLKPVADILREEGSAVLGLAVQNTLVQMLERDTGIPSMTVSRFLARHRDLLEGADADRLAEARAEMRGTVVLLDEASMVGNADKEKLVRLANLLELGRFASIGDRKQLGAVDAGKPFDVMQQAGIETAVMSTNLRARSEDLREAQLAAQDGRIEDAMRHLAPQVIEVGNDVAVEAAAAWLSLSTAEREATAIYASGRNLRSAVNEAVQTGLKSSGELGPETMRLQTLSRVNVTREELRYASTYAPGMVVDVARRQRSQGLAAGEYRVVGTNVARERVKLENARGRQFEFRPGQIRPQGEQDPLRLFEVRALDIYTGDRIRWTETDYQRGLLNADQARIIAVDKEAVVVKTSLGAEHRLEQGDPMLHRLDLAYALNAHMAQGLTSDRGIAVMDSRERNLANQQTFLVTVTRLRDGLTLYVDNAGKLEAAVERNAGMKRSALETVDLLRDAAATGQAKDRVAPAPERKPPELDRSITKPFEIGI, via the coding sequence ATGCTGTCGGTAGCCAATGTCCGCACCGCCGGCGGCGCGGCCAACTACTTCGCTGCCGACAATTACTACACGCGGGCGGATGCCGATCGCTCGGGTGAATGGCTGGGCAACGGCGCTGCCGCGCTCGGGCTTACTGGTTCCGTAGACGCACGGCAATTCGAGGCGGTCCTTAAGGGACTGCTGCCCGATGGTAGCCGCTTGGGCAGTGACAACCGGGCGCACCGGGCGGGGACCGACCTCACCTTTTCGATGCCGAAAAGCTGGTCGGTCCTGGCTCTGGTGGGCGGCGACAAACGGATCCTCGATGCCTACGGGTCGGCCGTCCGGGAAACCCTGCGCTGGGCCGAAAAGAACCTAGCCGAGACCCGGATGGAGGTTCGCGGAAAGGAGCGTACCGTCCAGACCGGCAACCTTGCGATCGCGCTGTTCCAGCACGACACCAATCGCAACCAGGAGCCCAACGCGCACTTTCATGCCGTCATTGCCAATGTGACGCGAGGGGGCGACGGCAAATGGCGGGCGCTACGCAATGACAAGCTCTGGCAGCACAATACCTTGCTCAATGCCATGACGATGGCGCGATTTCGTCTGAGCGTCGAAAAGCTTGGGTATGAGGTCGGTGAGTTCGGCAAGCACGGTAATTTTGAGGCCGTAGGTGTGCCCAAGGTGGTCCGCGATGCCTTCAGTTCCCGGCGAGCGGAAATCCTGGAAGCGGCCGCCCAGATGAACTTCTCAGGGCCAGGCGTGCTCGATGCTGCAACCTTGATGACCCGGGCCGACAAAGGGCGCATCGAAGATCGCGATGCGCTGACGCAGCAGTGGCAGGAAGCGTCTGCGAGGCTGGGCTTTGATCCCGCCACGGTGACTGCCAGAGCCAATGCTCGCAGTGCGCAGGATCTTGGCAATGTGACCGGCTTGGGACCAACCATGCGCGCGCTCGTCCGCAATGTTCAGGCTCTTGCAACCTCCTTTGCCGAGCGCCTTGGCCTGCGCGAAGGTGACCCGCTGATACCTTCCCGGCTGACCAACCGCAGTGTCGAGCAGGTCGCCGCAATTCATGCAGTCGCCTCGGCTGTGCGGCATCTGGGCGAGCGGGAGGCGGCCTTCAGCCGAGCCGAAATCTACCGTGCAGCGCTTGGCTTTGCGCTCCCGACTTCGCTCGCTGACATCGAGCACCGCGTCGACCAGCTGCTCCGCCAGGGACATCTGGAGAAGGGCAGGGGCGCTGACCGGGAACTGCTGACGACACGCGACGCTATAAGCCTCGAACAGCGCATCATTGCTGGGGTCGAAGACGGGCGCGGCGCTGCACCGGCGATTGTTTCTCCCGACCTTGCGGGGGCCCGTCTGCAGGCCCTGTCCCAGATCAAATACGGCATGACCTTGAACGCCGGACAGGAAGGGGCAGGGCGTTTGCTGCTTGGCTCGAACAACCGCATCGTCGCGATCCAGGGCGTCGCGGGGGCAGGCAAGAGCACGGTCCTCAAACCCGTCGCTGATATCCTGCGCGAGGAGGGCAGTGCCGTGCTCGGTCTCGCTGTGCAGAACACGCTGGTCCAGATGCTCGAGCGCGATACGGGTATTCCCTCGATGACGGTGTCGCGGTTTCTCGCCCGGCACCGCGATCTCCTTGAAGGGGCCGATGCGGACCGTCTCGCCGAGGCGCGGGCTGAGATGCGCGGCACCGTGGTGCTGCTCGACGAGGCATCGATGGTCGGCAATGCGGACAAGGAGAAGCTTGTGCGGTTGGCCAACTTGCTCGAGCTCGGCCGCTTTGCGAGCATTGGCGACCGCAAGCAGCTGGGTGCCGTCGATGCCGGAAAGCCGTTCGATGTGATGCAGCAGGCCGGCATTGAGACGGCCGTCATGAGCACCAATCTTCGCGCGCGCAGCGAAGACCTTCGTGAAGCGCAACTGGCAGCGCAAGACGGGCGCATCGAGGATGCCATGCGCCATTTGGCACCCCAGGTGATCGAGGTTGGGAACGACGTTGCTGTCGAAGCTGCAGCAGCCTGGCTGTCGCTTTCGACTGCCGAGCGCGAGGCAACTGCAATCTATGCCTCAGGCCGAAACTTGCGCAGTGCCGTGAACGAGGCTGTGCAGACCGGCCTCAAATCCAGCGGGGAGCTCGGTCCTGAAACCATGCGACTCCAAACCCTGTCCCGCGTCAATGTGACCCGCGAGGAGCTGCGATATGCGAGCACCTATGCGCCCGGCATGGTGGTCGATGTCGCGCGGCGTCAGCGCAGCCAGGGCCTTGCAGCAGGCGAGTACCGTGTGGTCGGGACCAATGTGGCGCGCGAGCGGGTCAAGCTGGAGAACGCGCGTGGCCGCCAGTTCGAGTTTCGTCCCGGTCAGATCAGGCCGCAAGGTGAGCAGGATCCGCTGCGCCTGTTCGAAGTCCGTGCCCTCGACATTTACACCGGCGACAGGATCCGGTGGACCGAGACCGATTACCAGCGGGGCCTGCTCAATGCCGACCAGGCCCGGATTATCGCAGTCGACAAAGAAGCTGTCGTGGTGAAGACATCCTTGGGCGCAGAGCACAGGCTGGAGCAGGGCGACCCGATGCTCCACCGTCTCGATCTTGCCTATGCGCTCAATGCCCATATGGCGCAGGGGCTGACCTCTGATCGCGGCATTGCGGTGATGGACAGCCGCGAGCGCAATCTGGCCAATCAGCAGACGTTCCTGGTGACAGTCACGCGCCTGCGCGATGGCCTCACGCTCTATGTCGACAATGCTGGCAAGCTCGAGGCGGCGGTCGAGCGCAATGCCGGCATGAAGCGCTCGGCGCTTGAAACGGTCGATCTCCTCCGCGATGCGGCAGCCACAGGGCAGGCCAAAGATCGTGTGGCTCCAGCACCGGAACGCAAGCCGCCAGAACTTGACCGTTCGATCACGAAGCCGTTCGAGATCGGCATTTAG
- a CDS encoding WYL domain-containing protein, translating to MDSDSGLRRGVESRLEFIEFRLFWEGHVNRSDLIDVFGVSINQASTDLNRYLGLAEANMVYDKSARTYVRSSSFTPVFHQPDAAQYLSQLRSLSDGIIAADDSWIGGLPSFACAPTPARGVSPKILRAIVTAIKRHEAIEVFYQSMSSPEPAWRWIEPHALVFDGFRWHARAHCPRSSTFKDFVLSRITDTRSSKPADARSSGDSEWEEQVELQIAPHPELSAGQRKAIELDYGMERGVTTIPVRRALLYYALKRLGLDTDPAARRPQDQQIVLLNAAEIRSGRHGDGVSQPEGPQYA from the coding sequence ATGGACAGCGATTCGGGATTGAGGCGCGGGGTTGAGAGCCGCCTCGAGTTCATCGAATTCAGGCTTTTCTGGGAAGGGCATGTCAATCGGAGTGACCTGATCGACGTTTTCGGCGTTTCGATCAACCAGGCTTCCACGGATCTGAACAGATATCTCGGCCTGGCTGAAGCCAACATGGTCTACGACAAGAGCGCCAGGACTTACGTTCGCAGCTCGTCGTTCACCCCTGTATTCCACCAGCCCGACGCAGCCCAATATCTCTCCCAGCTTAGATCGCTCTCGGATGGAATCATTGCCGCCGACGACAGCTGGATCGGAGGCTTGCCGAGTTTCGCCTGTGCCCCGACTCCCGCCCGCGGTGTCTCGCCCAAAATTCTGAGGGCCATCGTAACGGCGATCAAGCGGCACGAGGCGATCGAGGTCTTCTACCAATCGATGTCATCCCCTGAGCCTGCTTGGCGGTGGATCGAACCTCATGCCTTGGTCTTTGACGGCTTCAGATGGCATGCTCGCGCGCATTGCCCACGCAGCAGCACCTTCAAGGATTTTGTTCTCTCGCGCATCACCGATACGCGTTCATCGAAGCCAGCAGATGCTAGGTCTTCCGGCGACAGCGAATGGGAGGAGCAGGTTGAGCTGCAGATCGCGCCTCATCCCGAACTGAGCGCTGGTCAGCGCAAGGCGATCGAGCTCGATTACGGAATGGAAAGGGGCGTGACGACCATCCCGGTCCGAAGGGCTCTCCTCTACTACGCCTTGAAGCGCCTTGGATTGGATACCGATCCGGCCGCACGTAGGCCCCAGGACCAGCAGATTGTGCTCTTGAACGCGGCCGAAATTCGTTCGGGAAGGCATGGCGATGGCGTGTCTCAGCCAGAGGGACCGCAATATGCTTGA
- a CDS encoding DUF6961 family protein, with translation MLSDWELWACANHVLQTHGDKAPLHVAEQIGALALAGDEAGIRTWQAIAERIVQLSSNAPDRPLQ, from the coding sequence ATGCTGAGCGACTGGGAGCTTTGGGCCTGCGCCAACCATGTCCTGCAAACTCATGGCGACAAGGCTCCCTTGCACGTCGCCGAGCAGATTGGGGCGCTCGCACTTGCTGGCGACGAGGCAGGCATTCGGACATGGCAGGCTATCGCCGAGCGGATTGTTCAGCTGAGCTCCAACGCCCCGGACCGGCCACTCCAGTAA
- a CDS encoding DUF5818 domain-containing protein: protein MRHDQDRHCPALGSLLERPGLPVSSTTHLTGIVEWAANGPVLRTDGGGTWELDNTRQVRKFIGSRVEVVGERSGFNGFACDQIWPVGQPRPTAFKLRLEFLLAVAFVAYGLYAAVGGVVGLLG from the coding sequence ATGCGCCATGATCAAGACCGGCACTGTCCTGCGCTGGGATCGCTACTGGAAAGGCCCGGCTTGCCGGTGAGCAGCACCACGCATCTGACCGGCATCGTCGAATGGGCGGCCAACGGACCGGTGCTGCGAACTGACGGTGGCGGGACTTGGGAACTCGACAACACCCGTCAGGTACGCAAATTCATCGGCTCTCGTGTCGAAGTGGTCGGGGAGCGTTCGGGGTTCAACGGATTTGCTTGCGACCAGATATGGCCTGTCGGACAACCTCGACCGACTGCCTTCAAACTACGCCTCGAATTCCTCCTTGCCGTAGCCTTCGTCGCCTACGGTCTCTACGCGGCGGTTGGCGGTGTCGTCGGCCTGCTGGGCTGA
- a CDS encoding thermonuclease family protein, whose amino-acid sequence MLALLAASIVASGQTFTCTPTHVWDGDGPVWCAEGPHLRIAGIAAREMDGTCRTNQPCPDATAIEARDALVQLMGGANGTISTGHVVVRGPRLTCRSEGSAGGNRTAAWCRLPSGADLSCAMIKTGTVLRWDRYWKGPACR is encoded by the coding sequence ATGCTTGCCCTCCTTGCCGCTTCGATCGTCGCTTCCGGGCAGACCTTTACCTGCACGCCAACCCATGTCTGGGATGGCGATGGACCCGTCTGGTGTGCGGAAGGCCCTCACCTTCGGATCGCCGGTATCGCTGCCCGGGAAATGGACGGCACCTGCCGCACCAATCAACCCTGCCCCGATGCCACGGCGATTGAAGCGCGTGATGCGCTCGTACAGCTGATGGGCGGTGCGAATGGAACAATCTCGACCGGTCACGTGGTGGTCAGAGGTCCGCGGCTGACATGCCGTTCCGAGGGGTCCGCTGGCGGCAACAGGACCGCTGCCTGGTGCCGTCTGCCGTCAGGTGCCGATCTGTCATGCGCCATGATCAAGACCGGCACTGTCCTGCGCTGGGATCGCTACTGGAAAGGCCCGGCTTGCCGGTGA
- a CDS encoding S24 family peptidase has protein sequence MDDARRALDELIQQRGVNYSSVSRLLGRNAAYIQQYIRRGSPRQLDEQDRSVLARFFGVDEKVLGAPARRSGPVVELVHVPLLNVEASAGHGALAEMEAKSAQFGFDEKWLRRLTASKASSLSIIAVHGDSMEPTLHDGDEVMVDLGDGQSRLRDGIYVLRMDDMLSVKRIALEPQGKRASVLSDNPAYPSWRGLEKRTLNIVGRVLWFGRAL, from the coding sequence ATGGACGACGCACGGAGAGCCCTGGACGAACTGATCCAGCAACGAGGGGTGAATTACTCCTCAGTTTCGCGCCTGTTGGGGCGCAATGCCGCTTACATCCAGCAGTATATTCGGCGCGGCAGCCCGAGGCAGCTGGACGAGCAGGATCGCTCGGTTCTGGCGCGATTTTTCGGGGTCGATGAGAAGGTTCTTGGAGCCCCTGCCCGCCGCTCAGGCCCGGTCGTCGAACTGGTCCATGTGCCTTTGCTCAATGTCGAGGCATCGGCCGGCCATGGCGCTCTGGCCGAAATGGAAGCCAAGTCCGCGCAGTTCGGCTTCGACGAGAAGTGGCTGCGCCGGCTGACCGCGAGCAAGGCATCGAGCCTGTCGATCATCGCCGTGCATGGCGACTCCATGGAGCCCACCCTCCACGATGGCGACGAGGTGATGGTCGATCTTGGGGATGGCCAGTCGCGGCTGCGAGACGGGATCTATGTCCTGCGGATGGACGACATGTTGAGCGTAAAGCGCATTGCCCTCGAACCACAGGGCAAGCGCGCGTCGGTTCTGAGCGACAACCCGGCCTATCCAAGCTGGCGCGGCCTCGAGAAACGCACGCTCAACATCGTCGGACGGGTTCTCTGGTTCGGACGGGCGCTCTAA